The sequence GTGTTGCGCCCATCCCTTGTCCAGCTTCGATGTATCCTTCACCAAGGCTTTTCTGATCAAGTGAAGATTTCTTCCAAAGCTCCAGTTCCTTTTTATGAGTGCCGGAATCATCACCGCGGGAAACGAAGGAAGCTTTTGATTCAATGATTTTAGTCAATGTCTCGGGTACTGTTAAGCCTTTTACCTTCGCTGGGTCTTCAGCAGGCCCGACAATAATGAAGTCGTTATACATTACTTTCTGGCGGTTGATGGCATCGCCGCTTTTCACAATTTCTTCTTCCGCTGCAGGAGCATGCACAAGAAGGACGTCCGCTTCACCCCGTGTTCCCATTTCAAGTGCCTGTCCTGTACCAACTGCGATGATTTTGAGATTATAATTGTTCTTTTCTTCAAAATCTGGCTTCAGGACCTCCAGCAATCCGCTGTCCTGGGTACTTGTAGTGGTAGCGAGGATCAGGTCAGTTTTTTCAGGTTTAGTTTCTGGTTTTTTTTGCGTTTCCGTTGTGGTTGAATCAGAACAGCCAGTTACGAAAGCGAACATTAATACAAGCAAAATGGAGATTAACTGTTTTAATTTCATTTCCTATGCCTCCGTTAATGATTTACATAAATGATTTTGCCAAAATCCCCGGCATCATAGCCATCAAGATCTTCGATGCTTTCTTTAAAATTGGTGAGCTGGATCAGGTCGATCATGTGCTGGAGCGATTCTGTGTTGGCAGGTGTCCAGCGAAACACTAGGTCAAACTGTTCTTTGGTGAGCGGGATGAAATCGAGGCCAAGCTGGCTTGCTGCGCACCTGATGCCAAAAGCGACGTCCGCTGTGCCCCTGCTGATATGTGCAGCTGCACCCAGATGGTTCCATTCTTCATTTTCGTAGCCTTTCACAGATGTCAGCTCCAGTTTCGCTTCTGCAAGGAAGGAATCCAGCAGGAAACGGGTACCGGCACCTTTTTGACGATTGACAATGGTAACATCGTTCCTTGACAGATCCTTGATCCCTGTAATGCTTTTTGGATTGCCCTTTGCCACGATTAAACCCTGTTCTCTAGCTGCAAGCCTCATCACAGTAATGGGCTCGTGGACAAACAACTGGCGGATGAAGGGCAGATTATATTGCTGCGACGTCGGGTCGAGCAGATGGACGGCCGCGATGTCAGCACTTCCGCGGTAAAGCATCATCAAACCTTCGAGACTGCCAATGTAGGAAGGAGTGATTGAGAGACCTGTACCTTCTGAAGCTATGTACTTAACAAGCTGCTCGACCAGAAAGTCATGGCTGCCCGCGAGCTGTAAAGAAAGATTGACTCCGGATACTTGAGTACCCCGGTTTCTAGCTGGCAATGAGGCCATGCTGGCTTTATATCTTTCAAACTCGCTTTCTTCTATCCGCATTTTATTGCCCACTTTAAATGCGGCAAGGTCGCCGCGCTTAATCATTTCATAAACCGTATGCTTTGAAATTTTCAGCATGGAAGCGATTTCATCTGGAGTATAGATTTGCAAAGGTTTCCCTCCTTTTCTTCCTAATTCAAATATAATAAAATATTTAATAGTTAGATATAGTTTTTGTTAAGTTTTGTTTGGTTTCGTTTAGTTTTGTCAGAAATTCATCATATTTTGTTCACAAAGAAGGAATTATTTTTCCAGATAAAACCTTAACAAAATACTCCGGGCAGTATTATGTATTTCTCGGCCATTTCATGATAAACTAAACACTACTCATATTTGATGCAGAAAGGAAACGAAAGAATGCAGATTTCAGATAAAGCGCGCGACATTTTAAAAGAAATCCTCGCTGAGCGCAATGCAAATGGTATCCGTGTCTACTTTGGCGGCTTTGGCTGAGGAGGACCTCAGGTTGGTCTGGCTCTGGAGGAGCCGGAAGAAGAAGATCATGTAACGGTAATAAATGAAATCCAGGTAGCAATTGAGTCCAATATCGTCGAGTATACAGAAGGTATGTCACTTGAATATGACGAGTACCGTGAAGGCCTGGTCCTGATGGGCGGCGACGGCGGCTGCTGATAAATACACACAACTGTGTGGATTGCCTGAAATGAAAAAATGCACACCATCTCTGAATGGTGTGCATTTTTCGTAATTAAAAACTGGAAAAAAACAGCCGGAATTTCCAATTCGCTATAAAAAATAAAAATTCGCTATAAAAAGTATAAAGTCGCTATAAAAAGAAAAAATTCGCTATAAAAAATAAAAACTCGCTATAAAACCAAGATTTTCGCTATAAAAAATTTCAGAACTGGCCGCTATACTGAAAATACAACACAACAAGGCCGATTAACCACACATAAATCGCAAAAGGTTTCAATGAATTCTTTTTTAGATAGCCAATCATCCATTTTACAGCGATGTAACCAAATATCGCAGCTGAAATGATGCCAATCAGCAATGCCTGAAGTGAAATGGTTTCGCTGCCGCTGGTGAAAAGGTCTTTTCCTTGCAACACGATTGCGCCAAGGATTGCAGGTGTCGAAAGCAGAAAAGAGAAGTAGGCTGCTGTTTCTCGGTCGAGTTTTCGCCAAAGTGCAGCGACAATGGTCAGGCCTGAGCGCGAAATCGCCGGAAATATAGCTGCGGCCTGGAAGCTCCCGATAACCAGGGCATCAGTATAGCTGATGTCTTCCATCTTCTTGCGGCCATCTTTAATCGAATCCGCGAACCACATTAACGTTCCGGTAATCAGGAATTCCCAGCCAATCGTAACTCCCGTCTTGGATATTTCATCAAAATAATCCTCAAACAGCAATCCGACAACCACAGCGGGAAGTGTGCCGACAACAAGCAGGAAGGTCAGTTTGCCGAATGGGTCTTTCAAAATCTTGATAAATTCATTTCTGTAAAACACAAACACTGCAAGCAGTGTTCCGACATGGAGCATGGTGTCGAGCAGCAGGCCTGCTTCCTCGAGTCCAAACAGGTTCCTGCCGAGATAAAGATGCCCAGTCGAACTGATCGGCAAGAACTCGGTCAGTCCCTGAATCAGCCCTAGAATGAAAGCTTCAATTTTAGATAGCATGAAGAATCCCCACTTTTCTTTTCATAGACTTTGTCCCTTACCAAGCTATGAAACATGTCCCTGTGGTATGCAAGCTATTTTTGATGACAGTTCCAGGATGGCAGCATCATCCTTATCACTATGTCTATTTGCCCGATTACTGTAAATTTGTATATGTAATAATAACCATTTCAGAGTCAGAAGTTGTGATTTATTGTCGAAAAAAATATAATGAAGTATTGAACAGTTCTTCAACAAGGCAGATAGGAGCAACGTACAAAAATCGCCTTCATTTAAAAAGGGGAATAAACATGACAACGAATCAAAAAACGAATTCCCGGCTCGACTATGGGCTGGTTACGATATTGATCCTTTTATTTCTTGCCAGCTGCATTGCCATTTACAGTGCCCAGACAACGGGGCAGTATGGCTCTGAAAACTTTCTGATCAAACAGATTATCTGGTATGTCATCGGTGCCGGTATCATTACCGCAGTCATCACACTGGATTCGGACCAGCTGCAAAAACTGAGCTGGTATGCGTACGGCTTTGGACTGGTGCTGCTGGCAGGGCTGATTGTTGCTCCATCAGGTATCGCGCCGGTCATCAATGGGGCAAAAAGCTGGTACAAGGTGCCGGCAATGGGGACTCTGCAGCCGTCTGAACTAGTCAAGGTGTTCATCATCCTGGCGCTTGCGCGGGTGATAGTCGATCATCATCAGAAGTACCGCTTAAAGACTATCCAGACAGATTTATGGCTGCTGATTAAGATCGGCCTGGTGACACTGGCACCGCTCATGCTTGTCATGCAGCAGCCTGACCTTGGGACTTCACTTGTGTATATTGCCATTATGCTCGGGATGATTTTCATCTCAGGCATTACCTGGAAGCTGCTTGTCCCGATTTTTGGGACAGGGCTGACATTGATATCGATCATTTTTTACTTTGTCATTTGGAAGCCGGAAATCCTGGAGAAATACCTTGGGGTAAAAGAGTACCAGTTTGGCCGGATCTATTCCTGGCTTGATCCATATAATTACCAGAGTTCAACGGGCTTCCAGCTGACGAGATCGTTACTGGCGATTGGCTCCGGCGAAACGGTAGGGAAGGGCTATGGAACAAGGGAAGTATACCTTCCTGAGAGCCATACCGACTTCATCTTCAGCATCATCGGTGAGGAATTTGGCTTCGTTGGCGCAAGTATCCTTGTCAGCTTATTTTTCCTGCTGATTTACCAGATCACGAAAATTGGAATGGAGACCAAAAACGATTTCTACACCTATATTTGTGTCGGTGTCATCAGTATGATCACCTTCCACGTCTTCCAGAATATCGGCATGACAATCGGCCTCCTGCCGATCACGGGAATCCCGCTGCCATTCATCAGCTACGGGGGAAGCTCTTTGATGGGAAACATGCTGGCAGTAAGCCTGATCTTTTCAATACGATACCATTACAAAAAGTATATGTTTTCGACTTCAACATAAAGGAGCAGGAATCATGTGATTCCTGCTCTTCTTATTCAATAATCCCCACTTCTGTAATGATGACGTCCGTATTTACATGGACAGTCATATTCTTGTATCCATCTTCCCATCTTTTAAAATCAAAGCCTCTTGTTTTGCTTTTGACAAAATGACCGAATCCAACAGGATCGATTCCCTTCTCCTGAAAATCTTTGATCATCGCTGTGGCCTCTTTATTGACCTTCGCTTCAAATGCTTTTTCGATTTCTTTGACAACCGCTGGTGTTACCAGTTGCCCTGTATATTCACGGATCAGCCCATGTATCTTTATATCAACCGTTACACTGTATGGATTCCGTCTGACCACTTTCATTTTATGTTTTGAATCTAAATTCTTAATCAAAGCCGTGTCCTTACCTAATTCGAGTTTATATGATCCTTCACTGAACTTATCTGTCAGCAGCTTGAAGAAAAACATTTTTTCTGGAGAGAGTTCGCCCATGAGTTTATCATCCTTGAATAGAGCAATTCCTACTATATCAATGACTTCAGGCTCCACCTTTTTAAATATTGGGAGGTAGGGATCTTTCCCTTCCTGATAAAGATCAAGTAAATAGAGATGCATATTGGTCATGGGCAGATTTTTGGTTTTCATATTGTGCTCGATCAGTTGAGACAAATGAACGGCGTTGCCCCGGTTGCCATATGTACCAGTTAATATGCGTTTAGACGATTCATCTGCTACTGCAAAATAAACCCCTGCACCGATACTTGCGTCGCGCTGAAAGGCATCGGTAAAATCGTTGATTCCTTTTCTGGCAACATCCTTCCCAAACAACGCTATTTCCAGGGATCCTGTGACAATCGGCTGGGGAGATTTCCGCTGTACTTCCTGGACAAGATCCCTGGCACTTGCAGCCCTGGCAGAGTATGTGAAGTTGCCGATTTTTTTATCAGGATTGAATATGGGAATCATGATGGTACCTTCAATCAAGTCATCCTCAACCATGTCATAGCCCACGCCCATTTCAATATTGACATCATCAATAATTTCTTTTTCCACACAGCCTGAAAGGAGGACGGCCGAAACAGTGAGCAGAAATAGTTTTTTAATTATCATTTTTACTTCTCACCTTCTTGGCGATGAATGTGCCGATAAATAAAATTGGTATATAAATATAGGTCAATGCGAAGCCGATTTTTGCGGTCCAATCATTCAGTAAATTAATTTTGGCACGACTATCAAAAAATAACATCGCAAACAAACTGATGAGCGCGAGAAGAATGACGCCTTTTTTTTGCTGCAGCTTGAATGCCCTTTTTAAAATCATGCTGGAACCCCATAATGCTATGCATATATTTGGCAGGATGACCAAGTTCCAGTTGGCAATTCCGATGTATTCAAACCTTTCGACGAACGGCATGGTAACGATTTTCCACATTTCCAGGGTGGCCCAGATGGATTTGGCCAACTGGGCTTCTGAAAAATAAACAAAAGTAATAATAGCGAGAGCTGTGTAAATAATCGTTGTCAAAAATACACCCAAATGAGCCCATTTTTGGGACTTTGGCGCATCTTTGATAAATGGATAGAAAAAGAGCGGGACTTCGAATCCAATATAGGTGAGTGCCATATTATAGGCACCCATAGATAACTCTTTAATAGAATGATCGAATACCGGCAGAAGATTTCTAAAATCTGCATATTTTAAAGCAAAAAAGAATGTAAGAAGAAGATAACTTGGCAGGACGAGACAGAAAAAAGCAATCCCGGTTACTGTACGAAATCCCCCGAACACGATATAGACAGACAGAATCATAAAAACGAAACTATACCAGAACACACTGATTTCGGGAAACATCCAAACCTGGATTACTTCCAGATATGTCCGCAAGACCGCCAGAATTAATATCATGAGATAAACGATGAATAAAGAACTTAAAGCAGCGCCGATTTTCTTCCCGAATACAAAAGCGTTTGCAGCTACAATATCCCCATTAACTGTTCCGCAGATTTTATAGATCATCCATATGATAATGTGGATGCTAAAACCAGCAGCCAGGACGGACATCCAGGCATCATATCCAGCATCCTTGGCAATGATGCGCTGATAACCAAGCACTCCTATGCCGATTTGCATGGACATAATCAAATAGAGAACGAGAAAAGGGGAAATCTGCAATCTTTCTGGTACTTGCTGCTGCATTATTCATAACCTCCAATTCTCATTCATCGATGTCCTTCTTTTCCTTCGCTTTTTTCTCATTAAAGCGTTTGGGATTTTCGGTTCTCAAATATTGTGGCCGGTTGTACTGCATGGTAAAAGGGAGACGGATGATTGCATCTTTAAAGTCAGTGACCCTTGGCGGGTAAAGAGGCTCCAAAAAGGGCCTTCCCAGTGATGTCAGTCTAATTAGGTGAGTCAGAAGGAATGAAAATGCGACAACGATCCCAAGCAAACCCCAGAGTTCAGCAAAGAACAAGAAGGGGAAACGCAGCAGCCTGATTGTGTTGCCCATCCGGTAGACAGGTGTTGTAAACGATGCCAGTGCAGCCAGGGCAACGATGATCAGCAGTACGTTACTGGTCAGTCCGGCTTCAACGGAAGCTGTACCGATAACGATACCGCCTACGATACCGATTGTCTGGCCAACCTTGGTGGGCAGCCGGGCTCCTGCCTCACGCAATAGCTCAATCGTCAGCTCAAGGAATAATGCTTCCAGGATCGGAGGGAGCGGGATTTCCCTTCTCGACGTAATCAATGTGCTCAAAAGATCTTTTGGAATCAGCTCATAATGATAGGATAAAGTTGCCACATAAATGGGCGTAATCAGAATAGAGAACGCAACCGCAAATAATCGAATCAGACGGAAAAAAGAAGAGAGTAAATAATTCAGGAAATAGTCTTCAAATGAACCGAAAAATTCTACCAGTGTTGTTGGGCCAATCAGCGCATGGGGTGATCCGTCGACAAGGATGGCGACTTTTCCTTCTGCAAGTATGGCGGCAATCCGGTCAGGCCTTTCCGTATCAAGCAACTGCGGGAAAGGGGAATTCTGATTGTCGGAAATTAACTGGACAATATAGGAGCTGTCTGTAATTTCGTCAAACTCAATCTCCTTTACGCGCTGGATCACGGTATTGACATTTTCCTTGTTCGTGATGCCCTCTATGTAAAGGATGGCGACACCGGATTTAGATATTGAGCCAACGGTATAATTTTCAATCACCAACTCTTTCACAGGAACCCTTTTCCGAATCATATTAAGATTTTGGTCAATTGACTCGACAAAAGATTCTTTTGGACCGATGACGCTGAACTCTACTTCTGGCTGGCTAACTGACCGGACGATTTCCTTTTGCGCGGCAATGAAGGCAAAATACTTTTCTTCATTTTCCAGTGTTAGCAATACATATCCATTAAATAGCTTTGTTTCAATATCCTCGTTTTTGTCTGAAATTTGTACATCTGCAATAGGAAGAAGTTTTTTGACATCTGCAATGGTATGAAAATCGCCTTCAAGCAGGTTAGGAAGGGCATTGTTCTGAAGAACACTTTCGTCCACAAGAGTCGATATAAAGGAAAAACAAAATTTCTTTGCGCTCTTTTGGTTCACATAAAAAGTCTTTCGATAATCGTGCGACTTGAATAACAGGTTTTCCCACTCGTGGTCGTTTAGATATTGATCAGGCTTTTGGCCATTAGTATCCTGTCTTGCAGCTTCTTTTTGGATGTCTTCCATCAATTTTTTCTTGAATAGCTTCTTCATTGCACTCTCCGCCAATCTTGATTTACGTTTATCATTTCCGAAAATGGGAGGATTATGAAAGTCTTTTGAAGTTGTTAGGTTCAAAAGGTACGAAAAATAAAAAACCCGCAAATCATTGCGGGTTCAGGCTGTCGAGAAACTCTCGACAGCCTATATTTTTTATTAATAACTTCATCAATTCACCGCGTTAATTTGTTATAATATTAGTAATACTACTGAGGATGGTGGATTGGATGTTCAGACCTAGAAGAGATTCACAAAATGAAGCTGAATTTGTTTTCATTGAAGACTTGGTCCCTGAGGACCACTTTCTACGAAAGGTTGATAAGTACATAGATTTTTCTTTTATCGAGAAAAAAGTCCGTCCATTTTATTCTGAGAATAACGGTCGCCCTTCGGACCCTATTATGCTTTTTAAGATGATGTTCATTGGTTATTTTTATGGCATTCGTTCTGAACGACAATTAGAACGGGAAGTTCAGATGAATGTTGCCTACAGGTGGTTCCTGGGTTTAAAGCTGAATGATCCAGTACTAGATCATTCGACAATCAGTTGGAATCGACGAAAACGTTTTAAGGATACGAACATCTTTCAAGAGATCTTT comes from Mesobacillus jeotgali and encodes:
- a CDS encoding Ger(x)C family spore germination protein, whose product is MIIKKLFLLTVSAVLLSGCVEKEIIDDVNIEMGVGYDMVEDDLIEGTIMIPIFNPDKKIGNFTYSARAASARDLVQEVQRKSPQPIVTGSLEIALFGKDVARKGINDFTDAFQRDASIGAGVYFAVADESSKRILTGTYGNRGNAVHLSQLIEHNMKTKNLPMTNMHLYLLDLYQEGKDPYLPIFKKVEPEVIDIVGIALFKDDKLMGELSPEKMFFFKLLTDKFSEGSYKLELGKDTALIKNLDSKHKMKVVRRNPYSVTVDIKIHGLIREYTGQLVTPAVVKEIEKAFEAKVNKEATAMIKDFQEKGIDPVGFGHFVKSKTRGFDFKRWEDGYKNMTVHVNTDVIITEVGIIE
- a CDS encoding GerAB/ArcD/ProY family transporter is translated as MQQQVPERLQISPFLVLYLIMSMQIGIGVLGYQRIIAKDAGYDAWMSVLAAGFSIHIIIWMIYKICGTVNGDIVAANAFVFGKKIGAALSSLFIVYLMILILAVLRTYLEVIQVWMFPEISVFWYSFVFMILSVYIVFGGFRTVTGIAFFCLVLPSYLLLTFFFALKYADFRNLLPVFDHSIKELSMGAYNMALTYIGFEVPLFFYPFIKDAPKSQKWAHLGVFLTTIIYTALAIITFVYFSEAQLAKSIWATLEMWKIVTMPFVERFEYIGIANWNLVILPNICIALWGSSMILKRAFKLQQKKGVILLALISLFAMLFFDSRAKINLLNDWTAKIGFALTYIYIPILFIGTFIAKKVRSKNDN
- a CDS encoding substrate-binding domain-containing protein produces the protein MKLKQLISILLVLMFAFVTGCSDSTTTETQKKPETKPEKTDLILATTTSTQDSGLLEVLKPDFEEKNNYNLKIIAVGTGQALEMGTRGEADVLLVHAPAAEEEIVKSGDAINRQKVMYNDFIIVGPAEDPAKVKGLTVPETLTKIIESKASFVSRGDDSGTHKKELELWKKSSLDQKSLGEGYIEAGQGMGATLQIASEKKAYTLTDRATFLAQKKNMPDTEILVEGDESLLNIYHVMQVNKEKHDKVNAEGAKAFVEYMVSEDTKKIIKEFGVDEYGEPLFFLFE
- a CDS encoding FtsW/RodA/SpoVE family cell cycle protein, yielding MTTNQKTNSRLDYGLVTILILLFLASCIAIYSAQTTGQYGSENFLIKQIIWYVIGAGIITAVITLDSDQLQKLSWYAYGFGLVLLAGLIVAPSGIAPVINGAKSWYKVPAMGTLQPSELVKVFIILALARVIVDHHQKYRLKTIQTDLWLLIKIGLVTLAPLMLVMQQPDLGTSLVYIAIMLGMIFISGITWKLLVPIFGTGLTLISIIFYFVIWKPEILEKYLGVKEYQFGRIYSWLDPYNYQSSTGFQLTRSLLAIGSGETVGKGYGTREVYLPESHTDFIFSIIGEEFGFVGASILVSLFFLLIYQITKIGMETKNDFYTYICVGVISMITFHVFQNIGMTIGLLPITGIPLPFISYGGSSLMGNMLAVSLIFSIRYHYKKYMFSTST
- a CDS encoding helix-turn-helix transcriptional regulator; protein product: MQIYTPDEIASMLKISKHTVYEMIKRGDLAAFKVGNKMRIEESEFERYKASMASLPARNRGTQVSGVNLSLQLAGSHDFLVEQLVKYIASEGTGLSITPSYIGSLEGLMMLYRGSADIAAVHLLDPTSQQYNLPFIRQLFVHEPITVMRLAAREQGLIVAKGNPKSITGIKDLSRNDVTIVNRQKGAGTRFLLDSFLAEAKLELTSVKGYENEEWNHLGAAAHISRGTADVAFGIRCAASQLGLDFIPLTKEQFDLVFRWTPANTESLQHMIDLIQLTNFKESIEDLDGYDAGDFGKIIYVNH
- a CDS encoding undecaprenyl-diphosphate phosphatase; its protein translation is MLSKIEAFILGLIQGLTEFLPISSTGHLYLGRNLFGLEEAGLLLDTMLHVGTLLAVFVFYRNEFIKILKDPFGKLTFLLVVGTLPAVVVGLLFEDYFDEISKTGVTIGWEFLITGTLMWFADSIKDGRKKMEDISYTDALVIGSFQAAAIFPAISRSGLTIVAALWRKLDRETAAYFSFLLSTPAILGAIVLQGKDLFTSGSETISLQALLIGIISAAIFGYIAVKWMIGYLKKNSLKPFAIYVWLIGLVVLYFQYSGQF
- a CDS encoding spore germination protein, yielding MKKLFKKKLMEDIQKEAARQDTNGQKPDQYLNDHEWENLLFKSHDYRKTFYVNQKSAKKFCFSFISTLVDESVLQNNALPNLLEGDFHTIADVKKLLPIADVQISDKNEDIETKLFNGYVLLTLENEEKYFAFIAAQKEIVRSVSQPEVEFSVIGPKESFVESIDQNLNMIRKRVPVKELVIENYTVGSISKSGVAILYIEGITNKENVNTVIQRVKEIEFDEITDSSYIVQLISDNQNSPFPQLLDTERPDRIAAILAEGKVAILVDGSPHALIGPTTLVEFFGSFEDYFLNYLLSSFFRLIRLFAVAFSILITPIYVATLSYHYELIPKDLLSTLITSRREIPLPPILEALFLELTIELLREAGARLPTKVGQTIGIVGGIVIGTASVEAGLTSNVLLIIVALAALASFTTPVYRMGNTIRLLRFPFLFFAELWGLLGIVVAFSFLLTHLIRLTSLGRPFLEPLYPPRVTDFKDAIIRLPFTMQYNRPQYLRTENPKRFNEKKAKEKKDIDE